A genomic segment from Lagenorhynchus albirostris chromosome X, mLagAlb1.1, whole genome shotgun sequence encodes:
- the TREX2 gene encoding LOW QUALITY PROTEIN: three prime repair exonuclease 2 (The sequence of the model RefSeq protein was modified relative to this genomic sequence to represent the inferred CDS: inserted 3 bases in 2 codons; deleted 2 bases in 1 codon): MSKGPQAETFVFLDLEATGLPSVDPKIAEFSLFAVHRSSLENPKRDESDAPVLPQVPDELTLCMSPERPFTAKASEITGVSSEGLARCQKAGFDSAVVRTPQAFLSCQEGPLCLVAHNGFDYDFPLPCTEXCLGTLPAPRGLDHAHSHGTRAQGGKGYSLGSLFRCYVQEEPXGHVHTRLMVFLHHAAELLAWADEHALSWARVEPMDVPPDGPSLKA, from the exons ATGTCCAAGGGACCCCAGGCTGAGACCTTCGTCTTCTTGGACCTGGAAGCCACCGGGCTCCCCAGCGTGGACCCCAAGATCGCCGAGTTCTCCCTGTTTGCCGTCCACCGCTCCTCGCTGGAGAACCCCAAGCGCGATGAGTCTGACGCCCCGGTGCTGCCCCAGGTCCCGGATGAGCTCACGCTCTGCATGAGCCCGGAGCGCCCGTTCACTGCCAAGGCCAGCGAGATCACCGGCGTGAGCAGCGAGGGCCTGGCCAGGTGCCAGAAGGCCGGCTTTGACAGCGCTGTGGTGCGTACACCGCAGGCCTTCCTGAGCTGCCAGGAGGGCCCCTTGTGCCTCGTGGCGCACAACGGCTTCGATTATGACTTCCCCCTGCCGTGCACGGA CTGCCTGGGTACGCTGCCGGCGCCGCGGGGCCTGGACCATGCTCACAGCCATGGCACCCGGGCCCAGGGCGGCAAGGGTTACAGCCTGGGCAGCCTCTTCCGCTGCTACGTCCAGGAGGAGC AGGGCCATGTGCACACCCGGCTCATGGTTTTTCTGCACCACGCTGCCGAGCTGCTCGCCTGGGCTGATGAGCAT GCCCTTAGCTGGGCCCGTGTCGAGCCCATGGACGTGCCACCCGACGGCCCGAGTCTCAAGGCCTGA